From the Acinetobacter wanghuae genome, one window contains:
- a CDS encoding TorF family putative porin, whose translation MKFKLKALALAAVASASPLTFADEVASEHSFSGNIGLLSSYNLRGNTALPENDKLTIQGGLDYSHASGLYAGWWTSTLDGDDAYPGQSNAMEHDFYVGYNGSFNDDLGFTVGTTYYYYYDINTSDANGFELLLGLNYKDFGVTAQTLLEDTIWGNAGDTYFKATYSYPLPNDFSLDTALGLHTYEKNGDFVKGSTESFSFRHFDVGVSKALGDTGLTASFNYILGGNGRFDEDFKNKAVLGLAYSF comes from the coding sequence ATGAAATTTAAACTGAAAGCTTTGGCTCTAGCAGCAGTTGCATCGGCATCACCGTTAACATTTGCAGATGAAGTCGCATCTGAACATAGTTTCTCTGGAAATATTGGCTTACTTTCAAGCTATAACCTACGCGGTAACACAGCATTACCTGAAAACGATAAATTAACGATTCAAGGTGGTTTAGATTATAGCCATGCATCAGGTTTATATGCAGGTTGGTGGACGTCTACACTTGATGGCGATGATGCTTATCCAGGTCAATCTAATGCAATGGAGCACGACTTCTATGTTGGGTATAACGGTAGCTTTAATGATGATCTAGGTTTTACTGTAGGTACAACTTATTATTATTACTATGACATTAATACGTCTGATGCGAATGGCTTCGAACTTTTATTGGGTTTGAATTACAAAGATTTTGGTGTGACGGCTCAAACCTTATTGGAAGATACAATATGGGGGAATGCAGGCGATACCTATTTTAAAGCCACTTATAGCTATCCTTTACCGAATGATTTTAGTTTAGACACTGCTTTAGGTTTACATACTTATGAGAAAAATGGAGATTTCGTTAAAGGTTCAACTGAAAGTTTTAGCTTCCGCCATTTTGACGTGGGTGTAAGCAAAGCATTAGGTGATACAGGCTTAACCGCAAGCTTCAATTATATTCTTGGTGGGAATGGTCGTTTTGATGAAGATTTCAAAAACAAAGCGGTGCTAGGTTTAGCATATAGCTTCTAA
- a CDS encoding YifB family Mg chelatase-like AAA ATPase: MSFAKIHTRGLLGLHAPLIEVEVHVSQGMPSLTIVGLAEAAVRESKDRVRSAILNSGFQFPTKRLTINLAPADLPKDGSRLDLPIALGILIATGQLPEHCTDGLEFVGELALDGQLRPVTGVLSIAIACQQQQHTLILPSPNAQEACQLPNFQVFGANHLKEVCEHLAESKKLPQFQPQEAMTEQQYKYDLADVKGQLRPRRALEIAAAGGHSLLFKGPPGTGKTLLASRLASILPPLNTQENLEVASIYSIANAQHPFGQRPFRAPHHTASAIALVGGGSHPKPGEITLAHLGVLFLDELPEFDRKVLEVLRQPLESKEIVISRASRQITFPANFQLIAAMNPCPCGYAFNNDVRCQCSPEMIKRYQSRISGPLLDRIDLHIDVPPLAAKELQNSQAVENSATVRERVITAYERQMKRQNALNMSLSPKQLEQYALLDDTTTLMFEMAQQKLDLSARAYHRVLRVARTIADLAQSPDIQSVHLSEALSYRSQISQL; encoded by the coding sequence ATGTCTTTTGCCAAAATTCACACCCGAGGTTTACTCGGGTTACATGCCCCACTGATTGAAGTTGAAGTGCATGTCAGTCAAGGTATGCCTTCACTTACCATTGTCGGTTTAGCCGAAGCTGCTGTTCGTGAAAGTAAAGATCGAGTTCGCTCTGCCATTTTAAACAGTGGTTTTCAATTTCCGACCAAACGTTTAACCATTAATTTAGCCCCTGCCGACCTCCCCAAAGATGGTTCAAGACTCGATTTACCAATTGCACTAGGAATATTGATTGCAACGGGTCAATTGCCTGAGCATTGTACTGATGGTTTAGAGTTTGTTGGTGAATTGGCTTTAGATGGTCAACTTCGTCCTGTCACAGGTGTACTCAGTATCGCGATTGCCTGTCAGCAACAACAGCACACCTTAATTCTACCAAGTCCCAATGCTCAAGAAGCCTGCCAACTGCCTAACTTCCAAGTCTTTGGTGCCAACCATTTAAAAGAAGTCTGTGAACATTTGGCGGAATCTAAAAAATTACCGCAATTTCAGCCGCAAGAAGCGATGACTGAACAACAGTACAAATATGATTTAGCCGATGTGAAAGGTCAATTACGCCCAAGACGTGCATTAGAAATTGCTGCCGCAGGTGGGCATTCTTTATTGTTTAAGGGGCCTCCGGGCACAGGCAAAACCCTGCTTGCTTCACGATTAGCCAGTATTTTGCCACCACTCAACACGCAAGAAAACTTAGAAGTTGCCAGTATTTATTCTATTGCCAATGCTCAGCATCCGTTCGGACAACGCCCCTTTCGGGCACCACATCACACTGCATCTGCGATTGCTTTAGTGGGTGGAGGATCACATCCGAAACCGGGTGAAATTACCTTGGCACATTTAGGTGTTTTATTTTTGGATGAGCTGCCAGAGTTTGATCGTAAAGTATTAGAAGTTCTGAGACAGCCACTTGAGTCTAAAGAGATCGTGATTTCACGCGCTTCACGGCAAATCACCTTTCCTGCCAATTTTCAATTGATTGCAGCCATGAACCCCTGTCCTTGTGGCTATGCTTTTAACAATGATGTGCGTTGCCAATGTTCACCTGAGATGATCAAGCGATATCAAAGCCGAATTTCTGGCCCGCTCTTGGATCGAATAGATTTGCACATTGACGTACCGCCCTTAGCGGCAAAAGAGCTACAGAACAGCCAAGCCGTTGAAAATTCAGCGACTGTTCGTGAACGTGTGATTACAGCTTATGAACGACAAATGAAGCGGCAGAATGCGTTAAACATGAGTTTAAGTCCAAAACAGCTTGAGCAATATGCCCTCCTTGATGACACAACGACTCTCATGTTTGAAATGGCACAGCAAAAATTAGACTTATCAGCACGTGCATACCATCGGGTATTGCGTGTGGCACGGACCATTGCCGATTTAGCACAGAGTCCAGATATTCAAAGTGTACATTTATCAGAAGCACTTTCGTATCGAAGTCAAATATCGCAGCTATAA
- a CDS encoding riboflavin synthase: protein MFTGIIESLGKVKSLQSVGGDVRISIHTDLDMSDVHLGDSIATNGICLTVIAWGENWYSADVSRESLNRTTLANWKVGQAVNVEKAMLPTTRFGGHIVSGHVDAVGEITQVRSDARSLYFEVTAPVEIAKYLAEKGSVTVDGISLTINHLRGHVLSLNLIPHTAERTNIGSWQVGQKVNLEVDILARYIERLLLGDKAAEHNKQSKLSMEFLAENGFLK from the coding sequence ATGTTTACAGGGATTATCGAAAGTCTAGGCAAAGTAAAAAGTCTGCAAAGCGTAGGCGGTGATGTACGTATTAGCATACATACAGATCTCGATATGTCTGATGTGCATTTGGGCGATTCGATTGCGACCAATGGCATTTGCTTAACCGTCATTGCTTGGGGCGAGAATTGGTATTCTGCCGATGTTTCACGTGAAAGTTTAAATAGAACCACGCTTGCTAATTGGAAAGTCGGTCAAGCAGTTAATGTTGAAAAAGCTATGTTACCGACTACGCGCTTTGGTGGTCATATTGTCTCGGGTCACGTCGATGCTGTGGGTGAGATTACCCAAGTTCGTTCTGATGCCCGTTCGTTATACTTTGAAGTGACTGCACCTGTTGAAATTGCGAAATACTTAGCTGAAAAAGGCTCAGTTACAGTAGATGGCATTAGTCTAACCATCAACCATCTACGTGGTCATGTGTTAAGTCTAAATTTAATTCCACATACCGCTGAACGGACCAATATTGGGTCATGGCAAGTGGGACAAAAAGTGAACTTGGAAGTGGATATTTTAGCCCGTTATATTGAGCGTTTATTACTGGGCGATAAAGCCGCTGAACACAATAAACAATCAAAATTGAGTATGGAATTCCTTGCAGAAAATGGATTTTTAAAGTAA
- a CDS encoding DNA polymerase III subunit chi — protein sequence MAKVSFYLFEKSPERQVESACRLSRKILRQSERVWMLCDDAELRQQLDERLWSFDASSFLPHGIDQPQGSICISAQKPEQADWIIFNFNSEALEPDPKFSHIIEIIENNETAKQIGRKKFKQYRSHGLVPNTHKL from the coding sequence ATGGCTAAGGTTAGCTTTTATTTATTTGAGAAAAGTCCTGAACGACAAGTCGAAAGTGCTTGTCGTTTAAGCCGTAAAATTCTGCGTCAAAGCGAGCGCGTTTGGATGCTGTGTGATGATGCAGAACTGCGGCAGCAATTGGATGAACGTTTGTGGAGCTTCGATGCCAGCAGCTTTTTGCCGCATGGCATTGATCAACCACAGGGGAGCATCTGTATTTCAGCGCAAAAACCTGAACAAGCAGACTGGATTATTTTTAATTTTAATTCAGAAGCACTTGAACCTGATCCAAAATTTAGTCACATTATCGAGATCATTGAAAATAATGAAACGGCTAAACAAATCGGTCGGAAAAAGTTCAAACAATACCGAAGTCATGGTCTCGTACCAAACACACATAAACTTTGA
- a CDS encoding accessory factor UbiK family protein: MIETLLQAILQQVEQPKKDLEHNLRALLNEAVTKMDLVSKDELARQQIALNNANIRLNDLLQQVSELEQRILNKK; this comes from the coding sequence ATGATCGAAACTTTATTACAAGCCATATTGCAACAGGTCGAGCAACCCAAAAAAGATCTTGAACATAATCTTCGTGCCTTATTAAACGAAGCAGTCACAAAAATGGATTTGGTGTCTAAAGATGAATTAGCACGTCAACAAATTGCACTGAATAACGCCAATATTCGTTTGAATGATCTACTTCAACAAGTCAGCGAACTTGAACAACGCATTTTGAACAAAAAATAA
- a CDS encoding ammonium transporter has translation MKKMLLALGLSSALLGGSVTWAEEAVTATAPTEEIAVLDVTEELSTSDTEAVAAEALAEPVVAEAIAAEEATLDTGDTAWILVSTALVLLMTIPGLALFYGGMVRKKNVLSTMAHSFVAAAVVSLVWVVIGYTLAFGEGNAFIGSLDKFMLSGITTDALSGTIPEILFVIFQMTFAIITVAIISGSIAERMKFGAFVAFITIWVIVVYAPITHWVWGGGWLGNDGALDFAGGTVVHINSGVAGLVAAYMLGKRMGLGRESMAPHNLALTVVGASLIWVGWFGFNGGSALGANGSAGYALVVTQVAAAAAAISWLITEKIARGKGSVLGAASGAVAGLVVITPAAGFVTVGGALAMGLIGGVVCFWGITGLKRALKADDSLDAFGLHGVGGIVGALLTAVFASSFIMGDDAPTNVLHQLWIQLEGVLATIAYSAILTFIILKVIDLVIGIRVESDDERMGLDLSQHGERVE, from the coding sequence ATGAAAAAGATGCTACTCGCGTTAGGTTTGTCTAGCGCACTCTTGGGCGGTTCTGTTACTTGGGCTGAAGAAGCTGTAACAGCAACTGCTCCTACTGAAGAAATTGCTGTTTTAGATGTAACAGAAGAATTATCAACCTCAGATACAGAAGCAGTGGCTGCAGAAGCACTTGCTGAACCAGTTGTGGCTGAAGCCATCGCTGCAGAAGAAGCAACATTAGATACAGGTGATACCGCATGGATTTTGGTATCAACCGCGCTTGTTTTACTCATGACTATTCCTGGTTTAGCACTTTTCTATGGCGGTATGGTACGTAAGAAAAACGTATTAAGTACCATGGCGCATAGCTTTGTTGCTGCAGCTGTGGTGAGTCTAGTTTGGGTTGTGATTGGTTATACCTTGGCATTTGGTGAAGGCAATGCCTTTATTGGTAGCTTAGACAAATTTATGTTGTCAGGTATTACCACAGATGCACTCTCAGGTACGATTCCTGAAATTCTCTTTGTTATTTTCCAAATGACCTTCGCCATTATTACCGTTGCCATCATTAGCGGTTCAATTGCAGAACGTATGAAATTCGGTGCATTTGTTGCCTTTATCACGATTTGGGTAATTGTGGTTTATGCACCAATTACCCACTGGGTATGGGGTGGTGGCTGGTTAGGTAATGACGGTGCACTTGATTTTGCGGGCGGTACAGTTGTTCACATTAACTCAGGTGTGGCAGGTTTAGTTGCTGCATATATGCTCGGCAAACGTATGGGGCTTGGCCGTGAATCAATGGCGCCACATAACCTTGCATTAACTGTTGTCGGTGCAAGCTTAATTTGGGTCGGTTGGTTTGGTTTTAATGGTGGTTCAGCATTGGGTGCGAATGGTTCAGCAGGTTATGCACTTGTTGTGACTCAAGTTGCAGCTGCAGCCGCAGCAATCTCATGGTTAATTACTGAAAAAATAGCACGTGGTAAAGGTTCTGTACTTGGTGCTGCATCTGGTGCAGTGGCAGGTCTTGTTGTGATTACACCTGCAGCAGGCTTTGTTACTGTCGGTGGTGCTTTGGCTATGGGCTTGATTGGTGGCGTGGTTTGCTTCTGGGGGATTACAGGTCTGAAACGTGCCTTGAAAGCAGATGATTCTTTGGATGCCTTTGGTCTACATGGTGTCGGTGGTATTGTCGGTGCGCTTTTAACTGCTGTATTCGCAAGCTCATTCATTATGGGTGATGATGCGCCAACCAATGTACTCCATCAACTTTGGATTCAATTAGAGGGTGTACTTGCAACCATCGCTTACTCTGCAATCCTAACCTTCATTATCTTAAAGGTGATTGATCTAGTGATTGGTATTCGTGTTGAGTCAGATGACGAACGTATGGGTCTAGATTTAAGTCAACATGGCGAACGTGTCGAATAA
- the nrdR gene encoding transcriptional regulator NrdR: MHCPFCNTADSKVIDSRLAAEGCQIRRRRECIGCNERFTTFESYEVVMPRVIKSDGKNEPFDEAKLRRSLMHALQKRPVTQEQIETVLSDIQLQIRRLGERDVKSRMIGEIVMQSLFALDHVAYVRFASVYQDFQDVEAFRHQIEQMQQRDLQE, encoded by the coding sequence ATGCACTGCCCATTTTGCAACACTGCAGACAGTAAAGTTATTGATTCGCGCTTGGCTGCTGAAGGCTGCCAAATCCGTCGTCGTCGTGAATGTATTGGTTGTAATGAGCGTTTTACCACCTTTGAAAGTTATGAAGTGGTCATGCCACGCGTGATTAAATCCGATGGTAAAAACGAGCCTTTTGATGAAGCGAAATTACGCCGCTCACTCATGCACGCCTTACAAAAGCGTCCAGTTACCCAAGAACAAATTGAAACCGTATTGAGCGATATTCAACTGCAAATCCGTCGTTTAGGCGAGCGTGACGTGAAATCTCGTATGATTGGTGAGATTGTCATGCAATCCTTATTTGCACTCGACCATGTGGCTTATGTGCGTTTTGCTTCGGTGTATCAAGATTTCCAAGATGTTGAAGCTTTTCGTCATCAAATTGAACAAATGCAACAACGCGATTTACAAGAATAA
- the glnK gene encoding P-II family nitrogen regulator, which translates to MKLVTAIVKPFKLDDVREALSEIGVQGITVTEVKGFGRQKGHTELYRGAEYVVDFLPKVKIEIAISDDMVDSVIESITRVASTGKIGDGKIFVTNLEQVIRIRTGETGADAV; encoded by the coding sequence ATGAAGCTCGTAACTGCAATTGTAAAACCTTTTAAATTAGACGACGTGCGTGAAGCACTGTCTGAAATTGGTGTTCAAGGCATCACTGTCACTGAAGTAAAAGGGTTTGGTCGTCAAAAAGGCCATACTGAACTTTACCGTGGTGCTGAATATGTTGTTGATTTTCTACCTAAAGTTAAGATTGAAATTGCGATTAGCGATGACATGGTTGACTCAGTGATTGAATCAATTACACGTGTAGCAAGCACAGGCAAAATTGGTGACGGAAAAATTTTCGTAACCAATTTAGAGCAAGTCATCCGTATTCGTACAGGTGAAACAGGCGCAGACGCTGTTTAA
- a CDS encoding VTT domain-containing protein — protein MLDFLLNLEQLLPVLLNEYGVWIYAILFLVIFAETGSVFFFFLPGDSLLIAVGALCASSDLITLHSMGLLLFAASTLGYSVNYYTGKILGLKFFNEHSRLFKPAYIVKTNHYFTKHGGKTILIARFIPFVRSFGPFAAGSGHMNFATFTMYNVLGGLLWISTLLGVGYLVGNAAFLLVDLI, from the coding sequence ATGCTCGATTTTTTACTCAACTTAGAACAATTGCTTCCTGTTTTATTAAATGAATATGGCGTCTGGATTTATGCCATTTTATTTTTGGTAATCTTTGCAGAAACAGGTTCAGTATTCTTCTTTTTTTTACCGGGTGACAGTCTACTGATTGCAGTCGGTGCGCTCTGCGCAAGCAGTGATTTAATTACATTGCATTCGATGGGCTTGCTGTTATTTGCCGCATCGACTTTGGGTTATAGCGTCAACTATTACACAGGCAAAATATTAGGTCTCAAGTTCTTTAATGAACATTCTCGGTTGTTTAAGCCAGCCTATATTGTGAAGACCAATCATTATTTTACCAAACATGGTGGTAAAACCATCTTAATTGCACGCTTTATTCCTTTCGTGCGTTCTTTCGGACCTTTTGCTGCTGGTTCAGGGCATATGAATTTTGCAACATTTACGATGTATAACGTCCTCGGTGGATTATTATGGATTTCCACTTTATTGGGCGTTGGCTATTTAGTCGGAAATGCGGCTTTTCTTTTGGTGGATTTAATCTAA
- the ribD gene encoding bifunctional diaminohydroxyphosphoribosylaminopyrimidine deaminase/5-amino-6-(5-phosphoribosylamino)uracil reductase RibD, whose protein sequence is MPELNQDQIWMLCAIELAQQGQYSTRPNPNVGCVIVKDGHVVGEGFHPQAGQPHAEVFALRQAGESARGATAYVTLEPCAHYGRTPPCAKGLVAAGVARVVVACPDPNPLVAGKGVNILRDAGIDVDLGICQEQAHALNVGFLKAMATGMPYVRLKIASSLDGRTAMASGESKWITGSQARQDVQHWRAISGAVITGVDTVLADDCQLNVRQLDTVADIEKIVQPKRVVLDRQGRLPLTAKILQDPTTLMVMGPFRQELADLGVLQLPVQPLKELLQQLVQQHQIYDVLVEAGATLSTAFLQEHLVDELISYVAPTLLGQTARSMFNAAFSQMAEQLRFKLHDVTQFGDDVRFRLIPSQETL, encoded by the coding sequence ATGCCTGAATTGAATCAAGACCAAATATGGATGTTGTGTGCTATTGAGCTAGCACAGCAAGGGCAATATTCAACACGACCTAATCCAAATGTTGGCTGTGTCATTGTAAAAGATGGTCATGTTGTGGGTGAAGGTTTTCATCCTCAAGCAGGGCAACCACATGCGGAAGTGTTTGCACTACGCCAAGCAGGGGAGTCTGCGCGTGGTGCAACGGCTTATGTCACGTTAGAACCCTGTGCGCATTATGGTCGTACACCGCCATGTGCTAAAGGTTTAGTTGCAGCAGGGGTTGCTCGGGTTGTGGTGGCGTGTCCTGATCCAAATCCATTGGTCGCAGGAAAGGGTGTAAATATTCTTCGTGATGCAGGTATTGACGTTGACCTCGGTATTTGCCAAGAACAAGCACATGCGTTGAATGTTGGTTTCTTAAAAGCGATGGCAACCGGTATGCCATATGTACGGCTTAAAATTGCCTCAAGTTTAGATGGTCGAACGGCAATGGCATCGGGTGAGTCAAAATGGATTACAGGATCTCAAGCACGTCAAGATGTTCAGCATTGGCGAGCAATTTCCGGTGCTGTGATTACGGGTGTTGACACTGTTTTAGCTGATGATTGCCAGCTCAATGTGCGTCAGCTTGATACGGTTGCAGATATTGAAAAGATCGTACAGCCGAAACGTGTTGTTTTGGATCGTCAAGGTCGTTTGCCATTGACTGCAAAAATCTTACAAGATCCTACAACGCTTATGGTCATGGGACCATTTCGTCAAGAGCTCGCGGACTTGGGTGTGTTACAATTACCAGTACAGCCTCTAAAAGAATTATTGCAACAGCTGGTTCAGCAACATCAGATTTATGATGTATTGGTTGAAGCTGGGGCGACTTTATCTACTGCATTTTTACAAGAACATTTGGTTGATGAACTGATCAGTTATGTCGCACCGACACTATTGGGTCAAACTGCGCGTAGCATGTTTAATGCAGCATTTAGCCAGATGGCAGAACAACTTCGATTTAAGCTCCACGATGTCACTCAGTTTGGTGATGACGTTCGCTTTAGGTTAATTCCTTCTCAAGAGACACTATGA
- a CDS encoding DNA adenine methylase, whose product MNPESTVYNKRRHAARTTDEYLFHQLVPYLGNKRRLLHLILEALELTGTLKREDGRAPIFADFFAGSGVVSRLARQNGYRVIANDWEPYSHALNHAVLACTEAPAFKELGGYQKAIDYLNRLPEVKGWVTHNLCPRNDEIYDPSRDRLFFKRRNGMRIDAIRQQIATWQAQGAIDDVEMSALLAPLLYSASFVSNTSGVFKSFHHGWGGKTQTALERIESLLWLTPSRFCENPQPSGPSAEMWCVDAQHLANQMSSFEVDVAYLDPPYNQHAYSSNYHVLNALTLWDQVDLPTPDTKGFKSGIDRAWRKERPSQYNSSKHAQEAYEKLLATINARFILTSYSTDGNISATDLLQANLKRGRVTLLTQDVPRYRVSKQRQSERARVLEFIVITDTHAKSGPSIRQLLGQLHHYAELGGVDTTGVSTQLALW is encoded by the coding sequence ATGAATCCAGAGTCAACGGTTTACAATAAACGTCGCCATGCGGCACGTACCACCGATGAGTATCTTTTCCATCAGTTGGTTCCTTATTTGGGAAACAAACGTCGTTTATTACATTTGATTCTTGAAGCCCTTGAACTGACTGGCACGTTAAAACGTGAAGATGGTCGCGCACCGATTTTCGCTGATTTTTTTGCAGGTTCAGGCGTGGTGTCTCGTTTAGCGCGTCAAAATGGTTATCGTGTCATTGCCAATGATTGGGAACCGTATAGCCATGCGCTGAATCATGCGGTGTTAGCATGTACCGAAGCCCCAGCATTTAAAGAACTCGGCGGCTATCAAAAAGCGATTGATTATTTAAATCGCTTGCCTGAAGTCAAAGGCTGGGTGACACATAATTTGTGTCCGCGTAATGATGAAATTTACGATCCAAGTCGTGACCGTCTCTTCTTCAAACGCCGTAATGGAATGCGTATTGATGCAATTCGTCAGCAAATTGCCACTTGGCAAGCCCAAGGCGCGATTGATGATGTTGAGATGTCAGCGTTGCTTGCACCGCTACTTTATTCAGCAAGTTTCGTCAGTAATACCTCAGGCGTATTCAAAAGCTTCCATCATGGTTGGGGCGGTAAAACCCAAACAGCTTTAGAAAGAATTGAATCTTTGCTTTGGCTCACACCAAGTCGTTTCTGTGAAAATCCACAACCGAGTGGTCCTTCAGCGGAAATGTGGTGTGTCGATGCACAGCATTTAGCCAATCAAATGAGCAGCTTTGAAGTTGACGTCGCGTACTTAGATCCACCGTATAATCAGCATGCTTATAGCAGTAATTATCATGTACTGAATGCTTTAACACTGTGGGATCAGGTCGATCTACCTACACCGGACACAAAGGGCTTTAAAAGCGGTATTGACCGTGCATGGCGTAAAGAGCGTCCAAGTCAGTACAATTCATCCAAGCATGCGCAAGAAGCTTACGAGAAGCTGCTGGCGACCATCAATGCACGTTTTATCCTGACCAGTTATTCAACCGATGGCAACATTAGCGCCACGGATTTACTTCAAGCCAACTTAAAACGTGGTCGTGTAACTTTGCTGACTCAAGATGTACCGCGCTATCGCGTGAGTAAACAACGTCAGTCAGAACGCGCACGTGTACTTGAGTTTATTGTAATTACGGACACACATGCCAAATCAGGTCCTTCAATTCGTCAGTTGTTAGGACAGTTGCATCATTATGCAGAACTTGGTGGTGTAGATACGACAGGCGTGAGTACACAGTTGGCACTTTGGTAA
- the blhA gene encoding cell division protein BlhA — translation MALNVGPDFKQRWLNVPEAVRQTFIDDLTRISDVLKPETSLQEWLTQDRVLQQRSERRIEEAYAKRKAELIEAARIRKQLALEKALADKRAKQQAYAEQLRQDEERKFAEQTEALAKLSQSLAVEVDQYASRFHKNPENNLDFARGKLNIDDNQILSELESLRLRLELEAETLIEQTLKSVREKLQSAAQDEIEYILKNSNLTASSAD, via the coding sequence GTGGCATTAAATGTTGGTCCAGATTTTAAACAGCGCTGGTTAAATGTACCGGAAGCTGTACGTCAGACCTTTATTGATGACCTGACTCGCATCAGTGACGTCCTTAAACCTGAAACCTCTTTGCAAGAATGGCTGACACAAGACCGTGTTTTACAGCAGCGTTCTGAGCGACGTATTGAAGAAGCCTATGCGAAACGTAAAGCTGAATTGATTGAAGCTGCGCGTATTCGTAAACAGTTGGCATTAGAAAAAGCATTGGCAGATAAACGTGCCAAGCAACAGGCCTATGCGGAACAACTGCGTCAGGACGAAGAACGCAAGTTTGCTGAACAAACTGAAGCTTTAGCTAAACTCAGTCAAAGCCTTGCCGTTGAAGTCGATCAATATGCTTCGCGTTTCCATAAAAACCCTGAAAACAATTTAGATTTCGCGCGTGGCAAACTCAACATTGATGACAATCAAATTTTATCTGAACTTGAAAGTCTGCGTTTACGTCTAGAACTTGAAGCAGAAACGCTGATTGAACAGACGTTAAAATCAGTTCGTGAAAAACTGCAAAGTGCAGCTCAAGATGAAATTGAATATATTTTGAAGAATTCTAATTTAACTGCGTCTTCTGCAGACTAA